The proteins below are encoded in one region of Lonchura striata isolate bLonStr1 chromosome 1, bLonStr1.mat, whole genome shotgun sequence:
- the TRIB1 gene encoding tribbles homolog 1 encodes MSRPASLLPAARCRSAPAKRLQPLHDGPAEEAPAAKCPRLAECGPPDCLSAPGSPCAPASPAGGGGAAGPSLIASYLLLPLAEREQVSRALSVSSGRELRCKVFPLKHYQDKIRPYIQLPSHRNITGVVEVILGDTKAYVFFEKDFGDMHSYVRSCKRLREEEAARLFKQIVSAVAHCHQSAIVLGDLKLRKFVFSNEERTQLRLESLEDTHIIKGEDDALSDKHGCPAYVSPEILNTTGTYSGKSADVWSLGVMLYTLLVGRYPFHDSDPSTLFSKIRRGQFCIPDHVSPKARCLIRSLLRREPSERLTAPEILLHPWFEAVLEPGYTDQETRTSDQIVPEYHGDCDDISSFFC; translated from the exons ATGAGCCGCCCCGCGTCCCTGCTGCCGGCCGCCCGCTGCCGCAGCGCCCCGGCCAAGCGCCTCCAGCCCCTGCACGACGGCCCCGCCGAGGAAGCGCCGGCCGCCAAGTGCCCTCGGCTCGCCGAGTGCGGCCCCCCGGACTGCCTGAGCGCTCCCGGGTCGCCGTGTGCCCCCGCTTCTcccgccggcggcggcggcgcggcgggtcCCAGCCTGATCGCCTCGTACCTGCTGCTGCCGCTGGCCGAGCGGGAGCAGGTGTCCAGGGCGCTGAGCGTCAGCTCGGGCCGGGAGCTGCGCTGCAAG GTGTTCCCTCTCAAACACTACCAGGACAAGATCCGACCTTACATTCAGCTGCCGTCACACAGAAACATCACCGGGGTTGTCGAAGTCATTCTCGGGGACACCAAGGCCTATGTGTTCTTTGAAAAGGACTTTGGGGACATGCACTCCTATGTGAGGAGCTGCAAGAGGTTGAGGGAAGAGGAGGCTGCCCGGCTGTTCAAACAGATTGTCTCTGCTGTAGCTCACTGCCACCAGTCAGCCATCGTACTTGGTGACCTCAAGCTCAGGAAATTTGTCTTCTCTAATGAAGAAAG GACTCAGCTGCGTCTAGAGAGCCTGGAAGACACACACATCATCAAAGGCGAAGACGATGCGCTCTCAGACAAGCACGGCTGCCCGGCGTACGTCAGTCCTGAGATCCTAAACACAACGGGGACTTACTCTGGAAAATCGGCCGATGTGTGGAGTTTGGGAGTGATGCTCTATACCCTGCTGGTGGGACGCTATCCCTTCCATGACTCGGACCCTAGCACTCTGTTTTCCAAAATCCGGCGTGGACAGTTCTGTATTCCTGACCACGTCTCCCCCAAAGCCCGCTGCCTCATCCGCAGCCTCCTGCGGCGGGAGCCTTCTGAAAGACTCACTGCTCCAGAGATCTTGCTTCACCCTTGGTTCGAGGCGGTCTTGGAGCCTGGATATACAGACCAAGAGACAAGAACTTCAGATCAGATTGTCCCAGAATATCATGGAGACTGTGATGATATTAGCTCCTTCTTCTGCTAA